The Gopherus evgoodei ecotype Sinaloan lineage chromosome 4, rGopEvg1_v1.p, whole genome shotgun sequence nucleotide sequence CCTAGTGATGTATTTGGTCAGCCTGATAGGGAATCTTGAGATGATAGTGTTAATCGTGGTCGAAACCCGACTTCATACCCCAATGTACTTTTTCCTAAGCCAGATGTCCATTGTAGACATTGGCTATTCCACTGCCATAGCTCCCAGGTTGCTAATGACCTTTGTAGCAGAGACGAGAACCATTCCTTTGATTGAGTGTGCGGCACAACTATTATTCATCTGTTTCTTTGTGACCAGCGAATGTTGCCTCCTGGCTGTGATTGCGTATGACCGCTTCAAAGCAATCTGTAATCCTATGCTATACAGAGCCATTATGTCCAAGAGACACTGTGTCCTGTTGGTGGCTGGTACGTATGTATGTGGCTCTGTGAATTCAGTTGTGCAAACGCTATTTACATTCAGTCTGTCCTTCTGTAACTCCAATGTtgtcaaccatttcttctgtgatgtgCCCCCTGTGCTGAAGCTGTCCTGCTCTGACACTCATGTCACtgaccttgtacttttcacttTCTCTGCTGTAATTGGAATGACTAGTTTCCTGGGTGTCCTAATCTCCTACATGTGCATCCTTGTGGCCATTCTCAGGATCCGTTCTGCCAAGGGGAGACACAAAACCTTTTCTACCTGTGCCTCCCACCTGACAGTTGTCACTATGTTTTATGGGACACtgatatgtatatatttaagaCCCAGTTCTAGCTATGTGATGGACCAAGACAAAGTTACCTCTGTGTTTTATGCTCTTGTGATCCCCATGTTGAACcccctgatctacagcctgagaaacaaggaggtaAATGATACCTTTAAAAGGATGAGAtacaggaagaatttttttttataattataatcATTATTATATTTTAACCAATAAACAGCAGATGGAAGAAGTGTGAGTTCTCTGTATCATTATCCTTATTTCTATGACTCAGCCAATCCATGTCATGTACAGAACATAATATAATGTAACAGTCAAATACAATATTAGAAATTGGTGTTTTTAAGATCCATGAATGAGGGTCTGTGACACTATGTAGAATCTGCAAGATGCTCTGACATTTGGCTTCAAGGACAACTGCTGTTGCCTTTTATGTTTTAGGCCAGGTTGGAGTTCAGGTGAGAGGATGAGAAAATCGTATGTAACCTTCATCAGTTCTGAGATTTCATCCAGTGGAGGGCACTGTTAAACATACAGAATAAAAGCAACCAGAACGGAGGTAACGATTATCAAAGCTCAGCTTAGGGAGATAGGTCATGTTATCAGAATGTGTAACGATAAATTCCCCAGAAAAGTCCTCTATGATGAGCTTAGGGACTTAGTCTGAATAATGCAGAGTTGACCTTTATCATGCAGAACTAGCCTGCACCAAATCAGAGCATCTTTTCTCATCACTGCACCGTGCCGACATTAAGAGGATGTTGTTTTACTCTTGAGTTCTCAACATAGAAGGTTGTTTCCAGTCAACACAACCTGCCTCCCTGTCTTCACGGTTAGGTGGAAGGGGAGCATCCCAAAACTTAATAGGGGCCTGAAACCTTTTTTCTGTTTAACATGGggtcacaggccagagaattctgagaaccactggttttaCTCATTAAAAACTGTTGCCGTTTTATGtagggcttttatttatttatcttctcTCCAACCCATGAAAGAGTTTCTCTGGCAATCCTGAAATTGTATCAATGGTCTgctttgtttggttttctttggACATTGTAAACATTGAGACAGGTTCATCCCTGAAGTAACTCCCTTGAGAATGATATGGGGACAGATCAAGAACGAATGTAGTCCAATCAATCTATAATGTACTAGTACATATTATGAAGTAATAGTGTGATGGGGCTATCAATATTCATAGCACTAGCAAGCTTGCTCACACACTGTGACATCTGAATATTCATACTGGATCTGAAGTCAATCAGAGtcttttcattggcttcaatgagctttggatttgTTCCTTGTTGGGGgtgtttgaaaattttccatctaaaCTTTCTGTtgatggggaagaaaaggagtGGTTGCCTGGTAGGGGTATCTGGTCATTGGAAGAGGCTAATCATGAGGTCACCTGACAGAGGGTAAGATGGTTATAAAAGGGCAGAAGCTGCTCTATTTGGGTTCTATCTGGCCATGTTTGACCAGCTAGATCTGAGAGGAGCTGCATGCAGGAGCTAGatgaggaggggaaggagcagtcTGTCTGAACACAGATGGATACCCCAGAGGACGCCCAAGGAAAGGATGAGCTAGCGAGGTCCATTGATGTTAGGATGTGTGTCCTTTTCTAAATGAGCTTGTACTTTATTAGTGAAGCATTATCTCTACAGTGTTAGATTCCGGTTCAGA carries:
- the LOC115651087 gene encoding olfactory receptor 1019-like is translated as MAERNHTIVTEFIFIGFTDHPELQIPLFMLFLVMYLVSLIGNLEMIVLIVVETRLHTPMYFFLSQMSIVDIGYSTAIAPRLLMTFVAETRTIPLIECAAQLLFICFFVTSECCLLAVIAYDRFKAICNPMLYRAIMSKRHCVLLVAGTYVCGSVNSVVQTLFTFSLSFCNSNVVNHFFCDVPPVLKLSCSDTHVTDLVLFTFSAVIGMTSFLGVLISYMCILVAILRIRSAKGRHKTFSTCASHLTVVTMFYGTLICIYLRPSSSYVMDQDKVTSVFYALVIPMLNPLIYSLRNKEVNDTFKRMRYRKNFFL